The Pyrococcus horikoshii OT3 genome includes a window with the following:
- the gdhA gene encoding glutamate dehydrogenase, with amino-acid sequence MVEQDPFEIAVKQLERAAQHMKISEEALEFLKRPQRIVEVTIPVEMDDGSVKVFTGFRVQYNWARGPTKGGIRWHPEETLSTVKALAAWMTWKTAVMDLPYGGGKGGIIVDPKKLSDREKERLARGYIRAVYDIISPYEDIPAPDVYTNPQIMAWMMDEYETIARRKTPAFGIITGKPLSIGGSLGRNEATARGASYTIREAAKVLGWDGLKGKTIAIQGYGNAGYYLAKIMSEDYGMKVVAVSDSKGGIYNPDGLNADEVLKWKREHGSVKDFPGATNISNEELLELDVDVLAPAAIEEVITKKNADNIKAKIVAEVANGPVTPEADEILFEKGILQIPDFLCNAGGVTVSYFEWVQNITGYYWTLEEVRERLDKKMTKAFYDVYNTAKEKNIHMRDAAYVVAVQRVYQAMLDRGWVKH; translated from the coding sequence ATGGTTGAGCAGGATCCCTTTGAAATTGCAGTTAAGCAGCTTGAGAGAGCTGCCCAACACATGAAGATAAGTGAAGAAGCTCTCGAGTTCTTGAAGAGGCCTCAGAGGATTGTTGAGGTCACAATCCCCGTTGAAATGGATGATGGCTCTGTAAAAGTTTTCACAGGATTTAGAGTCCAATACAACTGGGCTAGGGGTCCAACTAAAGGTGGAATTAGGTGGCATCCCGAAGAGACTCTAAGTACTGTTAAGGCCCTTGCAGCTTGGATGACCTGGAAGACTGCTGTAATGGATCTCCCATACGGTGGAGGTAAGGGTGGAATTATAGTTGATCCAAAGAAGCTCTCCGATAGAGAGAAGGAGAGACTTGCAAGGGGCTACATTAGGGCCGTTTACGATATAATAAGCCCATACGAGGACATACCTGCTCCCGATGTTTACACCAACCCACAGATAATGGCTTGGATGATGGATGAATACGAGACGATTGCCAGGAGGAAGACACCAGCCTTTGGTATAATAACCGGGAAGCCCCTCAGCATCGGTGGATCCCTTGGAAGGAATGAGGCTACCGCAAGAGGAGCAAGCTACACAATTAGGGAAGCAGCTAAGGTTCTTGGATGGGACGGACTCAAGGGTAAGACAATCGCAATTCAGGGTTATGGTAACGCAGGTTACTACCTAGCAAAGATAATGAGCGAAGATTACGGAATGAAAGTCGTAGCCGTAAGCGACAGCAAGGGTGGAATTTACAACCCAGATGGCCTTAACGCTGATGAGGTTCTCAAGTGGAAGAGGGAGCATGGAAGCGTTAAGGACTTCCCAGGAGCTACGAACATAAGCAATGAAGAACTACTTGAGCTTGACGTTGATGTCCTAGCTCCGGCGGCTATAGAAGAAGTCATAACCAAGAAGAACGCAGACAACATTAAGGCTAAGATTGTTGCAGAGGTAGCCAACGGTCCGGTTACCCCAGAGGCCGATGAGATACTATTCGAGAAAGGAATCCTTCAGATTCCGGACTTCCTATGTAACGCTGGTGGAGTTACGGTCAGCTACTTCGAGTGGGTGCAGAACATAACCGGTTACTACTGGACACTTGAAGAGGTTAGAGAGAGACTTGACAAGAAGATGACGAAAGCATTCTATGACGTCTACAACACCGCAAAGGAGAAGAACATACACATGAGAGATGCAGCTTATGTAGTTGCAGTCCAGAGGGTCTACCAGGCAATGCTCGATCGCGGATGGGTTAAGCACTGA
- a CDS encoding glycosyltransferase family 2 protein — translation MLGHNKISVIIPAYNEERRIGNVLKGIPDFVDEVIVVDDGSSDGTSKVAMELGATVIRLNKNSGKGAAMREGLKISTGDIIVFMDADGQHNPKEIYRLVKPIVEGRADLVIGRRIITRGKRPMSRKISNFITTRLITLKTRKKILDTQSGFRAIRREFVPVIESDRYEVETEVLIKAIKKGARILEVPISTRYDVETGHFKMIDIFRFLFALIKY, via the coding sequence ATGTTGGGACACAATAAAATCTCGGTGATAATTCCAGCCTATAATGAAGAGAGGCGTATTGGGAATGTATTGAAGGGAATACCTGATTTTGTCGATGAGGTCATAGTAGTTGATGATGGCTCAAGTGATGGAACGTCAAAAGTTGCTATGGAATTGGGGGCTACAGTTATTCGATTAAATAAAAATTCTGGAAAGGGGGCCGCTATGAGGGAAGGGCTAAAAATCTCTACTGGGGATATTATAGTTTTTATGGATGCTGATGGTCAACATAACCCTAAAGAGATATACAGGTTAGTAAAACCCATAGTTGAGGGTAGAGCAGATTTAGTCATAGGTAGGAGAATTATAACAAGAGGAAAAAGGCCAATGTCGAGAAAAATAAGCAATTTCATAACAACAAGGTTAATCACGCTCAAAACTAGAAAGAAAATTCTAGACACCCAAAGTGGTTTTAGGGCAATTAGGAGAGAGTTTGTACCCGTAATAGAAAGTGATAGATATGAGGTAGAGACGGAAGTTCTCATAAAAGCAATAAAAAAGGGAGCAAGAATCTTAGAAGTGCCCATATCAACTAGATATGATGTAGAAACTGGACACTTTAAGATGATCGATATTTTTAGGTTTCTCTTCGCATTAATTAAGTATTGA
- a CDS encoding CBS domain-containing protein produces MELERALNAFHSMKLTQITPPLTQMPILEENSSIINALKILRTRHHVWVVNDRKEMKLVGVIRYFDVFYILMPPKRARLGSISPLFKSIFGGAEKVGEIMERNVLTIEEDATILDALEKMRRYKVGILAVVDEEGRLKGEVSLRLLITEFLRLLRVGGEEWRQHGSSSQ; encoded by the coding sequence ATGGAGCTGGAAAGAGCTTTAAATGCTTTTCATTCAATGAAACTAACTCAGATAACTCCACCTTTGACTCAGATGCCCATTTTAGAGGAGAATTCCTCAATAATTAATGCTCTTAAAATACTCAGAACTAGGCATCACGTTTGGGTAGTTAATGACAGGAAAGAGATGAAGCTGGTTGGTGTGATAAGGTATTTTGATGTTTTCTATATCCTAATGCCGCCAAAAAGGGCAAGACTCGGGAGTATAAGCCCTCTATTTAAATCAATATTTGGCGGAGCAGAAAAAGTTGGAGAGATCATGGAAAGGAATGTTCTAACAATCGAGGAGGATGCCACCATTCTTGACGCGCTTGAAAAGATGAGAAGGTATAAAGTTGGAATATTGGCTGTAGTAGATGAAGAGGGGAGGCTCAAGGGAGAGGTCAGCTTGAGACTGCTAATAACTGAATTTCTAAGACTTTTGAGGGTGGGTGGTGAGGAATGGAGGCAACATGGATCCTCTTCACAATAG
- a CDS encoding AMP phosphorylase, which yields MRAKVKILKIKTGSFNVFISPRDAEEWKLHPNDLVKIESGKRSIYASVAIGDFIEDGEVGLSQDILSSYQFSEGEVVSITPSGTPESVKYIKKKMKGEKLRKVEIETIIRDIVDRKLRNTEISAFITAIEINGLSMDEIAALTIAMAETGDMLDIDRKPIMDVHSIGGVPGNKTNILVVPIVAAAGLTIPKTSSRAITSAAGTADVVEVLTNVKLSLDEIKRIVEKIGACLVWGGALNLAPADDLTIHVERRLSLDPRGLMLASIMSKKYAIGSQYILIDIPTGKGAKVETMDEARTLAKDFIELGKKLGQYVEVAITYGGQPIGYAIGPALEAKEALETLMTGKGPGSLVEKATGLAGILLEMGGVAPKGMGKKVAKEILESGKAYEKMKEIIEEQGGDPNIKPEDIPIGDKTYTIHAQTGGYVTGIDNRAITAIAREAGAPEDKGAGVRLHVKVGEKVKEGDPLITIHAESESRLEKAIVLARRLEPIKIEGMVLQVIGNI from the coding sequence ATGAGGGCAAAAGTAAAAATTCTGAAAATAAAGACTGGTAGCTTCAACGTTTTTATAAGCCCAAGAGACGCTGAAGAATGGAAGCTTCATCCAAACGACTTAGTAAAAATAGAAAGTGGAAAAAGATCGATATATGCAAGTGTAGCTATTGGTGATTTCATTGAGGATGGAGAAGTTGGGCTATCCCAGGATATACTATCAAGCTATCAATTTTCCGAGGGTGAAGTAGTTTCAATAACACCTAGTGGAACCCCCGAAAGTGTAAAATACATAAAAAAGAAGATGAAAGGAGAGAAATTAAGAAAAGTAGAAATTGAGACAATAATTAGAGACATCGTGGATAGAAAGCTTAGGAATACTGAAATAAGTGCTTTTATTACAGCTATAGAAATTAACGGGCTTAGCATGGATGAGATAGCAGCATTGACAATCGCAATGGCCGAGACGGGAGACATGCTTGACATAGACAGGAAACCCATTATGGATGTTCATAGTATTGGAGGGGTACCAGGGAACAAGACCAACATCCTCGTCGTACCTATTGTAGCAGCAGCTGGTCTAACGATACCAAAGACAAGTTCAAGGGCAATAACAAGTGCAGCAGGAACAGCAGATGTAGTTGAGGTCTTAACAAATGTTAAGCTAAGTTTAGATGAGATTAAGAGGATCGTTGAAAAGATAGGGGCCTGCCTCGTATGGGGAGGGGCTTTAAATTTGGCCCCAGCAGATGATTTAACTATTCATGTTGAGAGGAGGCTAAGCCTAGATCCAAGGGGATTAATGCTGGCAAGTATTATGTCAAAGAAATATGCGATTGGCAGTCAGTATATCCTAATAGACATTCCCACAGGAAAAGGGGCAAAGGTTGAAACAATGGATGAAGCTAGAACACTGGCTAAGGATTTCATTGAGCTTGGAAAGAAACTAGGACAGTACGTCGAAGTTGCCATAACATATGGAGGTCAGCCAATAGGATACGCTATAGGCCCCGCCCTAGAAGCTAAGGAGGCATTAGAAACACTAATGACAGGAAAAGGTCCAGGGAGTCTAGTTGAGAAAGCCACTGGATTAGCGGGCATATTACTGGAGATGGGTGGAGTTGCTCCAAAAGGTATGGGAAAGAAAGTGGCTAAAGAAATCCTGGAAAGCGGAAAAGCATACGAGAAAATGAAGGAAATTATAGAAGAGCAGGGAGGAGATCCTAATATTAAGCCTGAAGATATTCCCATTGGAGATAAAACCTATACAATCCACGCTCAGACCGGAGGATATGTAACTGGAATAGATAATAGGGCCATAACAGCTATAGCCAGGGAAGCAGGGGCACCAGAGGATAAAGGAGCGGGTGTAAGGTTACATGTAAAGGTAGGGGAGAAAGTCAAAGAAGGGGATCCCTTAATAACAATACATGCAGAAAGTGAAAGCAGACTGGAAAAAGCAATAGTCCTGGCAAGAAGGCTTGAACCTATAAAGATAGAAGGAATGGTTCTTCAGGTAATTGGAAACATTTAA
- the minD gene encoding cell division ATPase MinD: protein MEGRSIVFASGKGGTGKTTTVANIGVALAQFGKEVIVIDADITMANLSLILGMEDIPVTLHDVLAGEAELKDAIYEGPAGVKVIPGGLSLEKVKKARPERLRELIREISQMGDFILIDAPAGLELTSVTALLIGKELIIVTNPEIAAITDSLKTKLVAEKLGTLPLGAILNRVTNEKTELSREEIEALLEVPVLGIVPEDPEVKRASAYGVPLVVKNPTSPAAIAYKQIAAKLAGIKWKPPEPESPVKRIFKALFGGRRR, encoded by the coding sequence TTGGAAGGAAGATCAATAGTCTTCGCATCTGGAAAAGGAGGTACAGGTAAAACCACAACTGTCGCTAATATTGGCGTTGCATTAGCTCAATTCGGGAAAGAAGTAATAGTAATTGACGCAGATATAACGATGGCAAACCTAAGCTTAATCCTTGGAATGGAGGATATTCCAGTAACACTTCATGATGTTTTAGCGGGAGAAGCCGAGCTAAAAGATGCCATTTATGAAGGGCCCGCTGGTGTAAAGGTAATTCCAGGAGGGTTAAGTCTAGAAAAAGTGAAGAAGGCAAGGCCCGAGAGACTTAGGGAGTTAATTAGAGAAATAAGCCAGATGGGAGATTTTATATTAATAGATGCCCCTGCGGGTCTCGAGTTAACATCTGTTACAGCCCTACTAATTGGAAAGGAATTAATTATCGTGACAAATCCAGAGATTGCAGCGATTACAGATTCATTAAAAACCAAATTAGTTGCTGAAAAGTTAGGAACTTTACCTCTAGGCGCTATTCTTAATAGGGTTACCAATGAGAAGACTGAACTCAGCAGAGAGGAAATTGAAGCCCTTCTTGAGGTTCCAGTCCTGGGAATTGTACCGGAGGATCCAGAGGTTAAGAGAGCTTCAGCATATGGAGTTCCCCTGGTGGTTAAGAATCCAACTAGTCCAGCAGCTATAGCTTACAAGCAAATAGCAGCGAAGCTCGCAGGGATTAAATGGAAGCCTCCCGAGCCAGAGAGCCCAGTTAAAAGGATATTTAAAGCCTTATTTGGGGGGAGGAGAAGATGA
- a CDS encoding RtcB family protein has protein sequence MVVPLKRIDKIRWEIPKFDKRMRVPGRVYADEVLLEKMKNDRTLEQATNVAMLPGIYKYSIVMPDGHQGYGFPIGGVAAFDVKEGVISPGGIGYDINCLAPGTRVLTEHGYWLKIEEMPEKFKLQRLRVYNIEEGHNDFSKVVFVAEREVGSEEKAIRIVTESGKVIEGSEDHPVLTPEGYVYLRNVKEGDYILVYPFEGVPYEEKKGVILDESAFEGEDPQVVKFLRERNLIPLQWKDPKVGILARILGFALANGYISENDNLTFHGKEEVLREVRKDLEELGIEAIVAEEDKLKVTSREFAFLLEKLGMAHDSIPEWIIEGPLWIKRNFLAGLFGANGSIVEFKGDVPLPITLTHSRELLNDVSRILEGFKVRAKIKMGKNGSYQLVIEDEDSIRNFLGRINYEYDPEKKARGLIAYAYLKFKELMKGNLMTFEEFARDRGYEGGFVAEKVIEVKSVKPEYDKFYDIGVYHSAHNFIANGIVVHNCGVRLIRTNLTEKEVRPRIKQLVDTLFKNVPSGVGSQGRIKLHWTQIDDVLVDGAKWAVDNGYGWERDLERLEEGGRMEGADPEAVSQRAKQRGAPQLGSLGSGNHFLEVQVVDKIFDPEVAKAYGLFEGQVVVMVHTGSRGLGHQVASDYLRIMERAIRKYRIPWPDRELVSVPFQSEEGQRYFSAMKAAANFAWANRQMITHWVRESFQEVFKQDPEGDLGMDIVYDVAHNIGKVEEHEVDGKRVKVIVHRKGATRAFPPGHEAVPRLYRDVGQPVLIPGSMGTASYILAGTEGAMKETFGSTCHGAGRVLSRKAATRQYRGDRIRQELLNRGIYVRAASMRVVAEEAPGAYKNVDNVVKVVSEAGIAKLVARMRPIGVAKG, from the coding sequence ATGGTGGTTCCCCTAAAGAGGATAGATAAGATTCGGTGGGAGATTCCAAAGTTTGATAAGAGAATGAGAGTCCCAGGAAGGGTGTATGCTGATGAAGTACTTCTTGAAAAAATGAAAAACGATAGAACCCTTGAGCAAGCTACTAACGTTGCAATGCTTCCGGGGATATATAAGTATTCCATCGTAATGCCTGACGGTCATCAGGGTTATGGATTTCCAATAGGCGGTGTAGCGGCCTTTGATGTCAAAGAGGGAGTTATCAGCCCAGGAGGAATTGGTTACGACATTAACTGTCTTGCTCCAGGTACTAGAGTCTTAACAGAGCATGGTTACTGGTTAAAAATCGAAGAGATGCCTGAGAAGTTCAAACTTCAGAGATTGAGGGTTTATAATATTGAGGAAGGACATAACGACTTTTCAAAGGTAGTTTTTGTAGCTGAGAGGGAGGTTGGGAGTGAGGAGAAAGCTATTAGAATAGTTACCGAAAGCGGGAAAGTTATAGAGGGAAGCGAGGATCATCCCGTTTTAACCCCAGAGGGTTATGTTTATCTCAGAAATGTTAAAGAGGGAGACTATATTCTGGTGTATCCCTTTGAGGGTGTTCCATACGAGGAAAAGAAAGGTGTTATTCTAGATGAAAGTGCTTTTGAAGGTGAGGATCCTCAGGTTGTGAAGTTTCTTAGAGAGAGGAATCTTATTCCGCTTCAGTGGAAAGATCCAAAGGTTGGAATCCTTGCAAGGATCCTCGGGTTTGCTTTGGCCAATGGATACATTAGTGAAAATGATAACTTAACATTCCATGGTAAGGAAGAAGTACTTAGAGAGGTTAGGAAGGATCTCGAAGAGTTAGGTATTGAGGCTATAGTAGCTGAGGAGGATAAACTGAAAGTTACGTCGAGAGAATTTGCTTTCCTACTTGAGAAACTTGGGATGGCTCATGATAGTATCCCAGAATGGATAATTGAAGGTCCTCTCTGGATCAAAAGGAACTTTTTAGCTGGACTTTTTGGTGCGAATGGAAGCATAGTCGAATTTAAAGGTGATGTCCCGCTTCCAATAACCTTGACGCACTCTAGGGAATTATTAAATGATGTATCAAGGATCCTTGAGGGCTTCAAAGTAAGGGCAAAAATAAAGATGGGGAAAAATGGAAGCTATCAACTGGTCATTGAGGATGAGGACAGCATAAGGAACTTCCTGGGTAGAATTAACTATGAGTACGATCCTGAGAAAAAGGCCAGGGGACTTATCGCTTACGCTTACCTTAAGTTCAAGGAGCTCATGAAAGGGAATCTCATGACATTTGAAGAATTTGCAAGGGATAGAGGATACGAAGGTGGATTCGTTGCAGAAAAGGTCATTGAGGTTAAAAGCGTTAAACCTGAATACGATAAGTTCTACGACATCGGTGTTTACCATAGTGCCCATAATTTCATAGCCAACGGTATCGTCGTTCATAATTGTGGTGTGAGGTTAATAAGAACTAACCTCACCGAGAAGGAAGTAAGGCCCAGGATAAAGCAACTCGTTGATACACTCTTCAAGAATGTTCCATCCGGTGTGGGTAGTCAGGGAAGGATAAAACTCCATTGGACTCAAATTGATGACGTCCTTGTAGATGGAGCAAAATGGGCCGTTGATAACGGCTATGGATGGGAGAGAGACCTAGAGAGGCTTGAAGAAGGGGGAAGGATGGAAGGTGCTGATCCAGAGGCCGTAAGCCAAAGAGCGAAGCAGAGAGGTGCTCCTCAACTTGGTTCTCTAGGTTCCGGAAATCACTTCCTTGAGGTTCAAGTAGTTGATAAGATATTTGATCCTGAAGTGGCTAAAGCTTACGGGCTCTTCGAAGGTCAAGTTGTCGTCATGGTTCACACGGGATCTAGAGGGCTTGGACATCAAGTTGCAAGTGATTACCTTAGGATAATGGAGAGGGCCATAAGAAAGTATAGGATACCTTGGCCAGATAGGGAGTTGGTAAGCGTTCCCTTCCAGAGTGAAGAGGGGCAGAGGTACTTCAGTGCTATGAAAGCAGCTGCTAACTTTGCTTGGGCAAATAGGCAGATGATAACGCATTGGGTCAGGGAAAGCTTCCAAGAAGTGTTTAAACAGGATCCCGAGGGAGACTTGGGCATGGATATAGTTTACGATGTTGCTCACAATATTGGTAAGGTTGAAGAACACGAAGTGGATGGGAAGAGGGTTAAAGTTATAGTCCACAGGAAAGGTGCTACGAGGGCATTTCCACCGGGGCATGAAGCGGTTCCAAGGCTTTATAGAGATGTTGGGCAACCGGTTCTTATCCCAGGAAGCATGGGCACTGCAAGTTATATACTAGCGGGAACAGAAGGGGCCATGAAAGAAACTTTTGGAAGCACTTGTCATGGAGCTGGAAGAGTATTGAGCAGGAAAGCGGCAACGAGACAGTATAGGGGAGATAGGATTAGACAGGAACTTCTTAACAGGGGAATCTATGTTAGAGCGGCTTCAATGAGGGTTGTTGCTGAGGAAGCTCCAGGGGCTTATAAGAATGTTGATAATGTAGTTAAGGTAGTCAGTGAAGCTGGAATAGCTAAGCTAGTTGCTAGAATGAGGCCTATAGGTGTAGCGAAGGGTTGA
- a CDS encoding ribonuclease P protein component 4, whose translation MVDIVKRRDWEKKEKKKIAIERIDTLFTLAERVARYSPDLAKRYVELALEIQKKAKVKIPRKWKRRYCKRCHTFLIPGVNARVRLRTKRMPHVVITCLECGYIMRYPYLREVKQKRKKAT comes from the coding sequence ATGGTGGATATTGTGAAGAGGAGGGATTGGGAGAAGAAAGAAAAAAAGAAAATTGCCATAGAAAGGATAGACACCCTTTTTACCCTTGCGGAGAGGGTTGCTAGATATTCGCCAGATTTGGCTAAAAGATACGTTGAACTTGCCCTTGAAATTCAAAAGAAAGCCAAGGTAAAAATACCAAGAAAATGGAAGAGAAGATATTGTAAGAGGTGTCACACTTTTCTAATTCCTGGGGTGAATGCTAGAGTTAGATTGAGAACAAAAAGAATGCCTCACGTAGTTATTACCTGCCTAGAGTGTGGTTACATCATGAGGTATCCCTACCTTAGGGAGGTTAAACAGAAAAGAAAAAAGGCTACTTGA
- a CDS encoding cation:proton antiporter, with protein sequence MEATWILFTIGTAIIIAKIGDSIVERFELPGVLGELLMGMALGNLVYFGLIKSEYLPITMGSSEVIDFLAKLGIILLLFLGALDTDIEKLKRTGVTAVVSTIMGVFVPLALGYYALRVMGYGYREAFAGGVLLTATSIGLTVRIMMDLGALRSEVGAASLSASVIDDFLGIALIIFAVGSGSLLELSAKIIVFFIITGVLGWYLVDHYIKFAEKLHVEKGVLGLVIGLMFIFAALAEDWFAAAIEGSFMAGLILSKLPEGKRIMEEVRSIGYGFLIPLFFVHTGAMLNLTVFKNIEAFKLAFVLTTIAVVGKVIGRGFGAWLTAWGRGRGFLFTKQNFRMSLQMGIGSIPRTEVALVDLMVAIHGGAISSGNVPKFIAATLIFITVSVLITPPLLKWAFKEEVEAQKMAKLESRKERIERKKKAR encoded by the coding sequence ATGGAGGCAACATGGATCCTCTTCACAATAGGTACTGCTATAATAATAGCGAAGATTGGAGATTCCATAGTTGAGAGGTTTGAACTTCCTGGGGTTCTTGGTGAGCTGTTAATGGGAATGGCACTTGGGAATCTCGTATATTTTGGGCTCATAAAGAGTGAATATTTACCCATAACTATGGGATCTAGTGAGGTCATAGACTTTTTGGCAAAATTAGGTATAATCCTCCTGTTGTTCCTAGGAGCTCTTGATACTGATATTGAAAAGCTTAAACGAACGGGAGTGACAGCAGTCGTTTCAACGATTATGGGGGTTTTCGTTCCACTTGCATTGGGTTATTATGCCTTGAGGGTTATGGGGTATGGATACAGGGAGGCTTTTGCTGGGGGTGTCTTACTAACGGCAACAAGTATCGGATTGACCGTTAGAATAATGATGGATCTTGGTGCTCTTAGGAGTGAGGTTGGGGCTGCTTCTTTAAGTGCTAGCGTTATAGATGACTTCCTTGGAATAGCCCTAATAATTTTCGCAGTAGGTTCTGGATCTCTTCTGGAGCTTAGTGCCAAGATAATCGTGTTCTTTATAATTACGGGCGTTCTTGGCTGGTATTTGGTGGATCATTATATTAAGTTCGCTGAAAAGCTACATGTGGAAAAGGGAGTTCTTGGCTTAGTTATAGGTTTAATGTTCATATTTGCAGCTTTAGCTGAGGATTGGTTTGCTGCTGCAATAGAAGGTTCATTTATGGCTGGTCTTATACTATCAAAGCTCCCCGAAGGAAAAAGGATAATGGAAGAGGTAAGGAGTATTGGATATGGCTTTCTGATTCCACTCTTCTTCGTTCATACAGGGGCGATGTTAAACCTAACGGTATTCAAGAACATCGAGGCATTTAAGCTAGCCTTTGTTTTAACCACGATAGCTGTGGTTGGAAAGGTCATTGGAAGGGGCTTTGGAGCATGGTTGACGGCTTGGGGAAGAGGGAGAGGATTTTTATTCACTAAACAGAACTTCAGAATGTCTCTTCAAATGGGTATAGGTTCAATCCCAAGGACTGAGGTAGCTTTAGTAGATCTCATGGTGGCAATTCATGGAGGGGCTATATCATCGGGTAACGTTCCGAAGTTTATAGCGGCTACCCTCATCTTTATCACGGTCTCAGTATTGATAACACCACCTCTCCTCAAGTGGGCATTTAAGGAAGAAGTTGAGGCCCAGAAGATGGCCAAGCTTGAGAGTAGGAAAGAAAGAATTGAAAGAAAAAAGAAAGCCCGATGA
- a CDS encoding DUF2095 family protein, protein MTKKKKKPIDELPWQEYDIEEFKEKFPALAKELEENFGDLEITGIRLDEYQVLEEEEEEKIDFSGYNPTVIDFLRRCDTEEEALEIINWLEKQGEITPEMAKALRVTLVHKGVRAFGPKKEWGWYERHGKH, encoded by the coding sequence ATGACAAAAAAGAAAAAGAAGCCTATAGACGAGCTTCCATGGCAGGAGTACGATATTGAGGAGTTTAAAGAGAAATTCCCAGCTTTAGCTAAAGAGTTAGAGGAAAACTTTGGTGATTTAGAGATTACAGGGATAAGATTGGACGAGTATCAGGTGCTTGAGGAAGAAGAGGAGGAAAAAATAGATTTCTCAGGTTACAATCCAACAGTAATAGACTTTCTTCGTAGGTGTGACACCGAAGAGGAAGCTCTTGAAATAATAAACTGGTTAGAAAAGCAGGGTGAAATTACACCTGAAATGGCAAAGGCCCTTAGGGTAACCCTGGTTCACAAGGGAGTCAGGGCGTTTGGCCCGAAAAAAGAATGGGGATGGTATGAAAGGCATGGGAAGCATTAA
- a CDS encoding MoaD/ThiS family protein: MKIKLMGVFSHLAGSQEIEVKISGKKRVGDILRETIPRFDDIKGKIIIINGKIATEDAEVTDKDFVKVMPVVSGG; this comes from the coding sequence ATGAAAATTAAGCTCATGGGAGTTTTCTCTCATTTAGCCGGTTCCCAGGAGATTGAGGTTAAAATTTCAGGAAAGAAGAGAGTTGGGGATATCCTTAGGGAAACTATACCTAGATTTGATGACATCAAAGGGAAGATAATTATTATAAATGGTAAGATAGCTACAGAAGATGCGGAGGTAACGGATAAAGATTTCGTTAAGGTAATGCCAGTAGTAAGCGGAGGATGA